In one window of Arachis ipaensis cultivar K30076 chromosome B06, Araip1.1, whole genome shotgun sequence DNA:
- the LOC107648274 gene encoding uncharacterized protein LOC107648274 encodes MKKGQSGSRVAGGTESNWCKAARGGTGIAVLALLIAKPFDINRLQQGLNKLQNFHPILKTRLVYSNSGSEGGGTGTGTGLSFLTSPTPYVKIESYSLSATSKIIGGEGNDTVSSPLQKILEHELNQNTWRDLNTTGGSDMFLASMYAVSETTWVAAMRLHVAACDRTTAVSLLKELLLVMTEEEEEKEEESKNGDSGGGLALAIEDLVPCGMAKKAIWTRGIDVLSYSVNSIRQTNLKFHDTRGKRFSQIVRLQLNQNDTKRVLAGCKRNRIKLCGALTAAGLMAAHSSKNSSRKYGVITFTDCRSSLDPPLSFHDFGFYNSAIINNHVMKGGESLWELAKKTYGAFATSKNNKKHFTDMADTNFLMCKAIDNPSLTSSSALRTSIMSVFEDAVVDDSTEMQRHVGVEDYMGCASVHGVGPSMGIFDTIRDGGLDCVCVYPAPLHSREQMQDLVNNMKAILIEAGKTCQP; translated from the exons ATGAAGAAGGGGCAGAGTGGTAGTCGAGTTGCTGGTGGAACAGAGAGTAATTGGTGCAAAGCGGCTCGCGGAGGCACCGGCATTGCGGTGTTGGCGTTGCTCATAGCTAAGCCCTTTGATATTAACCGTCTCCAGCAAGGACTCAACAAACTGCAAAATTTTCATCCTATCCTCAAGACGAGGCTTGTCTACTCCAACTCTGGATCAGAAGGCGGAGGGACAGGGACAGGAACAGGCTTGTCATTTCTCACTTCTCCCACTCCTTACGTCAAGATCGAATCGTACAGCCTCTCTGCCACTTCTAAGATCATCGGAGGAGAAGGAAACGATACCGTTTCTTCCCCGTTGCAAAAGATCCTAGAGCATGAACTGAACCAGAACACATGGCGCGATTTGAATACCACTGGAGGCTCCGATATGTTTCTGGCGAGCATGTATGCGGTGAGTGAGACGACGTGGGTGGCAGCCATGAGGCTGCACGTGGCGGCTTGTGACCGTACGACGGCGGTGTCGCTGTTGAAGGAGCTTCTTCTGGTGATGacggaggaggaggaagagaaagaggaagagagcaAGAATGGAGATTCGGGTGGAGGGTTGGCTTTGGCGATTGAGGATCTTGTGCCTTGTGGGATGGCGAAGAAGGCTATTTGGACACGTGGCATCGATGTGCTTAGTTACTCGGTGAACTCTATCAGGCAAACGAATCTGAAATTTCATGACACGAGAGGCAAGAGGTTTTCGCAAATTGTGAGACTGCAACTAAACCAGAACGACACCAAGAGGGTTTTAGCT GGTTGCAAGCGTAACAGGATTAAACTTTGCGGAGCATTGACGGCTGCAGGGTTGATGGCTGCGCATAGCTCAAAGAACAGCTCAAGGAAATATGGGGTCATAACCTTCACCGACTGCCGATCCAGCCTCGATCCACCCCTTTCTTTTCACGACTTTG GGTTTTATAACTCGGCCATTATCAACAACCACGTGATGAAAGGAGGGGAAAGTCTATGGGAGCTGGCGAAGAAGACATATGGAGCATTTGCAACCTCCAAGAACAACAAGAAGCACTTCACAGACATGGCTGACACGAACTTCCTCATGTGCAAGGCCATAGACAACCCCAGCCTAACCTCATCTTCAGCTCTTAGAACCTCCATCATGTCGGTGTTCGAGGACGCGGTGGTGGATGACAGCACCGAGATGCAGCGCCATGTTGGGGTGGAGGACTACATGGGGTGTGCTTCGGTGCATGGTGTGGGCCCCTCCATGGGGATCTTTGATACCATTAGAGATGGAGGCTTGGATTGTGTGTGCGTGTACCCTGCGCCATTGCACTCCAGGGAGCAGATGCAAGACCTTGTTAACAACATGAAGGCTATTCTTATTGAAGCTGGCAAGACCTGCCAGCCATAG